Proteins from one Physeter macrocephalus isolate SW-GA chromosome 16, ASM283717v5, whole genome shotgun sequence genomic window:
- the LOC112067444 gene encoding pregnancy-associated glycoprotein 2-like isoform X2 produces the protein MLGERIPLTKIKTMRETLREKNLLTEFLERNTDYRMQNFAHVPKLSLHPLRNYLDLAYVGNISIGTPPQQFKVLFDTGSGDLWVPSIYCYSPPCRTHKLFNPHASTTFRLSGRPVDLTYGSGRMVGFLGCDTVRIGKLIDMVQPFGLSQSQFGMEHAPFDGMLGLGYPSLAVRGTTPVFDNLKRRGLISQPVFAFYLSTQKENGSMVMLGGVDHRYHKGELQWIPVSRPHYWQITMNRITMNGLVLGCFRGCQAIVDTGTSFLVGPSTLINAIRRIIGARLVGHEYAVSCSSVARLPPIIFTINGKDYPVPPQAYIRKSLRGFCLSSLAGGTENISRSETWILGDVFLRLYFSAYDRGKNRVGLAPAV, from the exons aTGCTCGGTGAAAGAATCCCTCTAACAAAGATCAAGACCATGAGAGAAACCCTCAGGGAAAAAAACTTGCTGACAGAGTTCCTGGAGAGGAACACTGACTACAGGATGCAGAATTTCGCTCATGTCCCGAAATTGTCTCTTCATCCCCTGAGGAACTACCTGGAC CTAGCCTATGTCGGCAACATCTCCATTGGAACGCCCCCTCAGCAGTTCAAGGTCCTCTTTGACACCGGCTCAGGTGACCTGTGGGTGCCCTCCATCTACTGCTACAGTCCCCCCTGCC GTACACACAAGCTCTTCAACCCTCACGCGTCCACCACCTTCCGGCTCTCGGGCCGGCCCGTCGACCTCACCTACGGCTCCGGGAGGATGGTTGGATTTCTTGGCTGCGACACCGTTCGG ATCGGGAAACTTATCGATATGGTCCAGCCATTCGGCCTGAGCCAGTCGCAGTTTGGGATGGAACATGCACCCTTCGATGGCATGCTGGGCTTGGGCTACCCCAGCCTCGCCGTCCGAGGGACCACCCCCGTCTTCGACAACCTGAAGAGACGAGGCCTCATTTCGCAGCCTGTCTTTGCCTTCTACTTGAGCAC cCAGAAGGAGAATGGGAGCATGGTGATGCTTGGCGGGGTGGACCACAGGTACCACAAAGGAGAGCTCCAGTGGATACCAGTGTCCCGACCCCACTACTGGCAGATAACCATGAACCG CATCACCATGAACGGGTTGGTTCTTGGTTGTTTCCGTGGCTGCCAGGCCATTGTGGATACCGGGACCTCGTTCCTAGTTGGCCCAAGTACACTGATCAACGCCATCCGGAGGATCATCGGCGCCAGACTTGTCGGTCACGAG TATGCGGTTTCATGTAGCTCTGTGGCACGCCTGCCTCCTATCATCTTCACCATCAACGGCAAGGACTACCCAGTGCCCCCTCAAGCCTACATCAGAAAG AGCCTTCGGGGCTTCTGCCTCAGCAGCTTGGCAGGGGGCACAGAGAACATAAGCCGGTCGGAGACCTGGATCCTGGGCGACGTCTTCCTGAGGCTGTATTTCTCGGCTTACGATCGGGGAAAAAACAGGGTTGGCCTGGCTCCCGCAGTGTAA
- the LOC112067444 gene encoding pregnancy-associated glycoprotein 2-like isoform X1 — translation MLGERIPLTKIKTMRETLREKNLLTEFLERNTDYRMQNFAHVPKLSLHPLRNYLDLAYVGNISIGTPPQQFKVLFDTGSGDLWVPSIYCYSPPCRTHKLFNPHASTTFRLSGRPVDLTYGSGRMVGFLGCDTVRIGKLIDMVQPFGLSQSQFGMEHAPFDGMLGLGYPSLAVRGTTPVFDNLKRRGLISQPVFAFYLSTQKENGSMVMLGGVDHRYHKGELQWIPVSRPHYWQITMNRITMNGLVLGCFRGCQAIVDTGTSFLVGPSTLINAIRRIIGARLVGHEYAVSCSSVARLPPIIFTINGKDYPVPPQAYIRKVKGQPWWNCRNPWAPACGRGPCAGHATPLQMPQSPCGWASASHKTNHLRVRGSLGLPSS, via the exons aTGCTCGGTGAAAGAATCCCTCTAACAAAGATCAAGACCATGAGAGAAACCCTCAGGGAAAAAAACTTGCTGACAGAGTTCCTGGAGAGGAACACTGACTACAGGATGCAGAATTTCGCTCATGTCCCGAAATTGTCTCTTCATCCCCTGAGGAACTACCTGGAC CTAGCCTATGTCGGCAACATCTCCATTGGAACGCCCCCTCAGCAGTTCAAGGTCCTCTTTGACACCGGCTCAGGTGACCTGTGGGTGCCCTCCATCTACTGCTACAGTCCCCCCTGCC GTACACACAAGCTCTTCAACCCTCACGCGTCCACCACCTTCCGGCTCTCGGGCCGGCCCGTCGACCTCACCTACGGCTCCGGGAGGATGGTTGGATTTCTTGGCTGCGACACCGTTCGG ATCGGGAAACTTATCGATATGGTCCAGCCATTCGGCCTGAGCCAGTCGCAGTTTGGGATGGAACATGCACCCTTCGATGGCATGCTGGGCTTGGGCTACCCCAGCCTCGCCGTCCGAGGGACCACCCCCGTCTTCGACAACCTGAAGAGACGAGGCCTCATTTCGCAGCCTGTCTTTGCCTTCTACTTGAGCAC cCAGAAGGAGAATGGGAGCATGGTGATGCTTGGCGGGGTGGACCACAGGTACCACAAAGGAGAGCTCCAGTGGATACCAGTGTCCCGACCCCACTACTGGCAGATAACCATGAACCG CATCACCATGAACGGGTTGGTTCTTGGTTGTTTCCGTGGCTGCCAGGCCATTGTGGATACCGGGACCTCGTTCCTAGTTGGCCCAAGTACACTGATCAACGCCATCCGGAGGATCATCGGCGCCAGACTTGTCGGTCACGAG TATGCGGTTTCATGTAGCTCTGTGGCACGCCTGCCTCCTATCATCTTCACCATCAACGGCAAGGACTACCCAGTGCCCCCTCAAGCCTACATCAGAAAGGTGAAGGGCCAACCCTGGTGGAATTGCAGGAACCCTTGGGCTCCTGCTTGCGGGAGGGGGCCCTGTGCAGGCCATGCCACACCACTGCAGATGCCACAGAGCCCCTGTGGCTGGGCCAGTGCCTCCCACAAAACCAACCACTTGAGAGTAAGGGGCAGTCTAGGACTTCCATCATCCTGA
- the LOC114487952 gene encoding triokinase/FMN cyclase-like, with protein sequence MSLGRRLENLDNGTNNAQDNVDKENQEQLYGLFLTAAAQPLKAKTDLPAWSAAMDAGLEAMQKYGKAAPGDRTMLDSLWAAGQELQAWKSPGANLQILIKAVESAEAAAEATRNMEAGAGRASYISSARLDQPDPGAVAAAAILRAILEVLQSQDA encoded by the exons ATGAGTTTAGGACGAAGACTTGAAAATCTGGACAACGGCACTAATAATGCACAGGACAATGTAGACAAGGAGAACCAAGAGCAG CTCTATGGCCTTTTCCTGACTGCAGCGGCCCAGCCGCTCAAGGCCAAGACTGACCTTCCAGCCTGGTCTGCTGCCATGGATGCCGGCCTGGAGGCCATGCAGAA GTACGGAAAGGCTGCCCCGGGGGATAGGACTATG CTGGATTCTCTGTGGGCAGCAGGACAGGAGCTCCAAGCCTGGAAGAGCCCAGGGGCTAATCTGCAAATCCTGATCAAGGCAGTCGAG AGTGCAGAAGCCGCAGCCGAGGCCACCAGGAACATGGAAGCTGGAGCTGGACGAGCCAGTTACATCAGCTCTGCGCGCCTGGATCAGCCAGACCCCGGGGCGGTGGCGGCCGCGGCCATTCTCCGTGCCATCCTGGAGGTCTTGCAGAGCCAGGATGCGTGA